CCCAATTACCGCCGTTTATAAGCTTGCTTCGGCAAAGCAGCTAAGTGTTTATTCGATCACGTCGGCTAACGATTTCCACGATCGCGACCCTAAATCGTGGAAGATTTACGGTGCGACGAGTGCGGCGGCGGTTAATCTTGCGCCGACCTCCAATCTATGGACTGAAATCGATAGTCAGACTGGACGGTCTTGGGATGAGTACAAGTCCAAGCGGACGTTTACTGTCGCTAGCCCGGGCGCGTATCGGTACTACATGTTGGCTGTAAGCGAGACCAAGGGCGGCGGGAACGAGTTCCAGATCGCCGATTGGACGTTGGAGTACTGATGTTGGCCGTGGATGTTGGCAGGCGATTGCGGCGGCGTTCTGCCGGTAAGTGTCCTGGAGATAAGGGGATGACGCTCGTCGAGCTGATTGTCGCGATGGGGATATTGACTGTCGTTCTGGCGATCTTCATGGCCGGAGTCGTATCGATGGTGAAGACGACCGTTCGGTCAGAGACCGCCACAACAGCGAATGACCAGATGCGGAACGTATTTCAACGCATGGACCGAGAAATCCGCTACGCATCGGACATCAACCGCCCAGGCATTGTTAGCGGCAAGCAATACGTGGAGTATCGGTACGTCGACGACCAGAACGAGGGCGTGGCGACCTGCGTGCAGTGGCGCTACGACTCGTCGGCCGGCGAACTGCAACGCAGAGAATGGACCGAAGGGAAGACGTCGACCATCACCAGTTGGATCACTCTGGTGACCAAGGGCCGCAACAATCTCAGCGTCGCAGATCAACTTCCGTTCACCTTCTACCGGGCTGGTAAGGATCTAACCACCGGCGTGACCTACACGACGCAACGTTTGCGCGTCCACCTGGATGCCGGCTTGGGGTCATTCGGTGACGGAAGGGGATCGCAACTAGACACGGTCTTCATCGCCAGGAATTCGACCGATCAAGCACAAACAAATCTCGATTCGGACAACGATGGTGTGACCGACGTGCCAGTGTGCCTGGGCGATGATGGAGTGACACGATCATGATGACAAGACTGCTTCAACTCCGAAAGAGCAACGACAGGGGCATTGCCCTAGCCAGCGCAATTCTCATCATGTTCATTGTCATGGGGCTGAGCCTTATTCTGCTGGGCCTGGTCATCATGGAGGTCAAACCGACGCTGGTCAACGCCAAGAGCACCAGGACCATCTCCGCAGCCCAAACGGGTCTTGACGTGGCGGTGAGCCAGATTAGGGCCGCGATCGGGCTGGATGCTTCGGGTGAAACCATGGGCGACATTCACAAGCTACCCTGCAAGGTATCCGGCAACGTGGACGGGTCCGGCGCAACGACCAGCTACACCGCAACCATCGCTTACTACTCTCAGGACCCGAGCGACAAGTCAGAGGACTGGCGTGCCAACGCTGACAACCAAATCGAGTGTTCGACGGGCGGCGCAACGCTTGGCCTGCGGAAAGTGCCCTCCTACGCCCTGGTCACATCCCAGGGCTTCGACTCGGGCGACAAAGTCCTGGGCGACGCCGTGGACCGAAAAGTGGAGGCTATCTACCAGTTCTCTTTGAAAGTTGTGAATACGGCTGGGGGCCGTATCTATTCGCTTGGCAAGGGATACTGCTTGGTGGCCGACAGCATCGCCAGCGGGTCAGCTATTCGCTACAGGGAGGCGGCATCAGCCGACTGCATCGAGCCGACCGACAACAATAGGTGGGAGTGGAAGAGCGACTACATGATCCACCTGTCTGCAGCCAAGGGTGAAATCGGAGTCGACCTGTGCATCTCCGGTCGTGCAGCCACGGCGAACAGCAGTGTCGACGCAACGCTCAAACTATGCACAACCGGCACCACAGACCCCGAGGGGCAGCGCCTGAGTTGGCGCGACGGTGGTACCTGGCAGGGACAAAACGCCGCTAACACTAACTACATGGACATGAGCCTGCGGACGACCGAAGGCGCAACCAATCTTACGAATTTGACGCTCAAGGTCGGTAACCCCGTTCGCACCGACGGAGTCATCTGGAGCGCATTCGAGCCCGAACCGAATGTGGGCGCCGGGGCGGCCTCGTACGGTACGAAGCAGATCGTTAACCTGCTTCAATTCGGTCGATGCCTCGACGTATTTCGAGACAAACTATGGATGCCCTACAGCATTCTGTATCCCTGCAAGCAAGACCCGGCAAGCCTGACCACCGGAACACAAAACTTCCGGTGGAACCACAAGTGGACCTACTCCGAGCCAGCAGCGGGCACGACATCGACCGAAACACAGATAGTTGTCACCCCGACCCTGGAAGGCACGTCGGGCTTCGACTGGTACGGAAGCTTCCTCAACAAGAAGTTCTGCCTCATGATGCCAACTTCTGCGGGATTTGCAACGAGCCAATCACCGCGCCAACTCCCGCCATACAACCGCAGCGGCGTCAAGATGACCAACTACTGGTACCCGAGATTCACCGATAGCACGATTTTCTATAACAATACGAACGATCTTCCCAATAATTTCGGTCCTGATTGCTCGACGCCACGCTCGTGGTGGATCCGCACCACAGCTTCGGGCGACACAAAGACCAGCTGGACGTTCCGTCCGGTATCCGACACCACCAAGTGCCTATCGGCAGCCGGGCCAGACCACCACGGTCAACAAACGTCCAAGACAGAAGCGAACTCGAAGAACCTCGATAGCAGCGGTAACTACAACTACTACTCGGCCTACGGCGGCGACATGTGGAGCACCGTCATAGTGGAGACCTGCGACGGGTCAAACGCACAGAAGTGGAATGCCGATCCGAATGATCCCGGTTCGCCGCTCAAGGACTTCGTCGAACTCAGTAAGTCGAGCGATTGAGCGGAACCGAAGTCGTCGTGTCGGCACTGCCAGCGTGGTTCATACCCGCCGCAGCGACCGTGTTCGGGTTAGTCATAGGGTCGTTCCTCAACGTCGTTATTTGGCGCGTGCCGCGGGGAGAATCCATCGTGACCCCGCGCAGCGCTTGCCCCAAATGCGGTCACACGCTGACTTGGTGGGAAGACGTTCCACTACTGTCTTGGGTGGTGCTTCGCGGACGCTGCCGTGAATGCAAGCAACCGATTTCCATCAGATACCCGTTGGTGGAGGCGGCGACGGGAGCCATTTTCGGCCTGGCCTTTTGGTATTTCGGGTTCAGCTTTGCTGCCGCAGCGTTCGCCTATCTGGGCGCGATCGGACTGGCTCTCTCGCTGATCGACCTGGATGTGCACAGACTCCCCGACGCCATTGTCTTGCCCGGATACGCGGTCCTAGCTGCGTTATTCGTCGCGCAGGCAGTCGTCGGTGCCGACGGGTGGTGGCCGCTGCTGCGTGCACTGATAGGCGGCCTGGCGCTCTTCATGTTCTACTTTCTGGCGGCGATCATCTATCCCGGCGGGATGGGGTTCGGCGACGTAAAACTCGCCGGGGTCCTGGGGTTCGCGCTCGGATGGTTGGGATGGGGGCAACTGCTCGTTGGCGCCTTCGCCGCCTTTCTGCTGGGAGGCTTATTTAGCGTCGCGCTGCTGATGGCGGGGAAGGCGGGGCGCCGCAGCGGCATACCGTTCGGGCCCTGGATGATAGTCGGTGCTGGCGTCGGCGTCGCCGCAGGCAACGCCCTATGGGAAGCGTATTTGGGGACAATGATGTGACGGGTCGCGGACAGTTCAAGTGACCACACGACAATGCCGATAGTGCGTTGGTAAAGCGACCGGATAGGGGAGGCACAGCAGTGGCCAAGCATCATTCGATCGGTCTTGACATCGGGACCACTGCGGTCCGCGCGGCCGAGATCGAGTTCGGGCCAGAGGGTACGAACGGGCAGCTCAAACGATTCAACGAGGTGGCGTTGCCCCCCGACGCCGTGCGCGACGGAGAGGTCGTCGACAGCAAGGTCGTATCGGCGGCGATCAAGACCCTGTTCGCCCGCGGAGGATTCAGCGGCAAAGAGGTGATCTTGGGCGTCGGTAACCAGCGGGTGGCAGCCCGGTCCGTCAACCTGCCGTGGGCACCGATCAGCGAACTCAAGAACACGCTCGCCTACCAGGTCCAGGACCTGCTCCCGATGCCGGTCGACGAGGCGCTCCTAGATTTTTATCCCATCCGTGAAGTCATGGACGCTGGTGTGAGGGCGTACGAGGGGATGCTGGTTGCCGCCGCTAAGGATTCCGTAGCGGCTAACGTGAACACCGTCATCGAGGCGGGACTGGCACCTGTCGGTGTCGATCTCAACGCCTTCGCGCTACTGCGGTCAATGACCCGCGGCAGCCTGGGGCAAGGCAACGTCGCGATGGTTGACATCGGCGCAAAGATCACCACCGTCGCGATCGCCATCCACGGAAGGCCCGTCTTTGTCCGGGCGCTGCCCGTCGGCGGACAAAACATGACGGACGCGCTGGCGCGCGCGCAGGGAATATCCCAAGAGAACGCTGAGCAGATCAAGTGCCAGTATGGGCTAGGTGCGGCGCAGGTACCCGAATTACGAGACGGCGCCGAGGCCATGACAGAGATCGCCACCAAGCTTGTCGAATCCATACGTGGGACATTCGCGTACTTCAACACCGCCTCCAACGGTCAACACCTCGAAGTCGTGGCGTTGACCGGCGGCAGCGCCCACCTGCCCGGATTCGGCCAGTACCTGGCAAGCACCAGTCGCCTCAACGTCATCTTGGGCGACCCCTTCGACGGAACCGCGATAGCGAAGGGTGCCGGGGACGCAGAACAGCTTCGATCCCACGCCTCACAGATGGCGATCGCCATCGGACTCGCATACGGAATCGGGGTGTTTGCCTGATGGATCTCAACATGGACCTAAGTTTCGGCAAAAAGAAGAAGAAGAGCGGCCCTGATCAGCCCGCTGCGGCGGGGCCCGAACAGCAGGGCGCGGCCTTCGCTCCAACGGGGCTGCCCCAAGTGGACCTGCTGCCGCCCGAAGTGCGGGACGGGCGGAGACTGGGTGCTCGTCGGCGGATCCTCACCTATGCAGTGCTAGGCGTACTGGCCGCGGTAGTGCTTGCCATCGGCGGAACCTACGTCGTCAAGCTCACCGCTGACAATCGGCTAGAAGATGCCAACAACCGCTCAACGCAGTTGGCCGCCGAGAAGAAGAAGTATTCGGAAGTTGTCGGCGTCATCAAATCCATCGACTCAACGAAGAAGGTCCGCGACTTTTCGGTCGTGACCGAAATCAACTGGGCCGACTACATTGACGCCATCGCATCACAGTTGCCGGATGGCGTCACGATTGACAGCTTCGACATCGAGGAAGCCTCCCCGACCGATTCGGCGCCCGACGCTTCCGACCCGACCCTGGCAACGGGACTGGGGACGATCACCTTCGTGGCGACCTCGCCCAGCCTTCCAGACGCATCCGATTGGGCAGACGCGCTCAACATCGTCCCCGGCCTGCAAGACGCGACGATCATCGACTCCAGCCTCGCTGAATCGGTGTCAGGTTCCGGGAGCGCCAAGGCGACATACTCGGTCAACGTGAGCGTTCAGGTCAACGCCGAAGCGCTGGCGCACCGAGAATTCAACGACACGGAGGTGTCGACCGACGGCTCGACCAGCAGCGACAAGGACGGTGACAACAAATGAGCCCCAAGGCTGCAAACAAGGCACGCATGATGACCATCGCTGCGGTGTTCATTTCGCTCATCCTGGCGTTGGTCGGCGGCATGCTGGGTGTCAAGCCGCTGTGGGAATCGGCGTCCGAGGCGAACGAACAGGCCGCGGACCAGGAATCCCGGAACGACCAGGCGCAGGTTGAGGTGAACCGGCTCAAAGCCCAGTTCGCAAAGATCGACGATTACAAGGCGCTGCTCGAAGAACTGCGCGTCCAGGTGCCCACAACGAAGCAGACCCAGGAATTCCAACGCCAGTTCAGCGACATGGCGGACGATCACAACGTGTCCGTGACGTCGATAGCTTTCTCCGATGCCAGCCTCGTCAAGGTGACGAACAAGGAAGTGGCCGACGCCGCGGTATCTAAGCCGGCGGAAGCTGATGGGGCGTCGAGCGACGCCGAGTCGTCGGGTTCGGACGCTGCGAGTTCGACCGATACCAGTTCGGGGGGATCGGCGGACGCCACGACATCGAGTGAGTCAGACGGCGGCAAGATCGCGTTTTCGAATTTCTATGTCGTCCCCGTCAAAATCGACGTGGTCGGCTCGTATTCAGACGTCCTGGAACTGCTTCGATCCGTGCAAACATCCGAGAAACGCATACTGCTGGTCTCGAAGCTGTCGGGATCGACGAGCGCGGACACCGCCGGTAAATCAAGCGGCGGCGATCTGGGGCTAACGATAGAGGGGCAACTGTCCGTGCTGGTCGACCCGAACTCCTCACAGCAAAGCCCCGAAGACGAGAACGTCGAGAAGGAAAAGCTGCCATCGACGGACGGGAAGAGCCCGATGACCTCCAGCAAGTAGATCGCAGGACAAATAGGTGCATAGCTCCCGCGATCCTCCACGAGAGGGTCGCGGGAGCTTTGTCATATGTGGAACAATAAGTCCACATTCGGGAAGCGACGTGCGCGGCGAGTGCGACTGAGATCCCATTTGTTCCACAAAGGTGAGGAAGTCATGATTCGTTTGCGAATACGAGCGCTACTGGTCGCCACGGCCCTGATCGTTGGGGTGGGCGTTTCGACGGCGCACGCCGAGACGACCCCACCGGCGCCCACAGGATTAGCGGTTGCGGCGGGGAATGCGGGTGCGGTCACTTTCACGTGGACCCGGACGCCGGGAGCCAGCGCCTACAAGATCGAGGCAACCATTGTCGGCACCGCGACCACCTTGGTCTCGGAAACGACGTATTCGAATAGCTTCACAACAACCAAGCCCATCGGCGATGCGGATGGCGCGCGCGAAATCCGGTGGCACGTCGCGTCGTTCGGCAGCGGAACAACCATCAGCACCCTGGGGGATTGGTCTGAATGGTCGACATTCACGCCAGACAGCCTGGCGGTGCCCACTTTGCAAACGCCCGCGGACGCGGCCACGGTCACGTACCCGAATCCCGTGGTCTTTTCCTGGGAACCGGTGGCTGGCGCCAGGCTCTACCGCATTTCGTATATAGCGGGGGAGTTTGGCGGATCGGGCACAGAAGTTGTCAAAGAGGTCACCTCGACAAGCTTCACCCCGGCTGCGCCGCTGGCGGGCGATGAGTACTACTCGACCGCGGATGGCACGGCATACAGCTGGCGAATCCAGGCGCTCCTCTATGACGGCACCAGTGGATCAACCGCGTGGAGTTCGTGGTCCGCCGTGCGGCAAGTTGCGGTCAACTGGCCTGCGACGGCATCACAGCCCACGCTCGTGGCGCCGACCAACGCAGCCAATTCCTCCACGATCACCGCGGACCCGGTCTTCACCTGGCAAGCGGTCGCCGGCGCGTCATCGTACAAGATCGAGTATTCGAAGAATCAGAGCCTTGATTCCGCGACGACTGCCACGGTGACCGGTACCTCCTACGTACCGACCAGTGCGCTAACCAACGGAAACCACTACTGGAGGGTCACCGCCATTGACGCGGGCGGTTCGTTGGGGACCCCGTCGCAGACCTGGCAGTTCTACAAGAACCTCACCGATAGCGGGGATTCGACTAGTTCCGGACCCGGCAGCGGCTATGAGATTTACCCCACCCCGCTCACCGGCGTCGATGGGACCGTTGCCAGAGTCGCGTCGGATATGACACTGTACAACCCGGCCCAAATCATTGCCGGCGGTGGCGGAATGACGATCGAGGATTTTGCGCTCAGATGGACCCCAATTCCGCGGGCAACGCTCTATGAGGTCGAGGTGTCATCGGTGGACGGAGCGGGCGTCAGTCGTTGCTACACCGCGAGCACCGAAGCGACCATTATCATCGGTGTTACGAACAGCGGAACGGAATCTGGTCTGCTCAGCGGCGCCGGAGCCTGCCTTTGGAACACCAGCGCCCCGATCGAGACCGGCGGGACCTACAGGTGGAGGGTGCGGGCCGTCAACTACGACGCCAACGCGACGACCGGGATTCAATCGACGGTTTCTGACAGCGCCATAACATCCGACTGGTCCGACGAGAAAGTCAACGGAGCATGGGCGCGCGAACGATGGATCACTATTACGGACAGCGATGCGGCGCGCTCAAGTTCAGTGACAATCGATCTGGCGCACTCGGGGGAGGCCCAGCTCCCGTCAACCAAGGGAGAATCCGCTCCCGAAATCAGTTGGAGCGCCTTCGACTTCTATTCCTATGTGTGCTCGTTTAGCAAGCCACCAACGGAGTGCACTGTTCCCGAAAACGAGACCGCCGAACAGGAATCAGCGCGCATCAAGAAACTGCTAAAGCGGACCGTCTACGAGGTGCGCATCTATGCCAAGGGCGCCGGTTCCAGCACCGAAGTCGCATATGCGCGCACGCCGTCGACG
This is a stretch of genomic DNA from Rarobacter incanus. It encodes these proteins:
- a CDS encoding PulJ/GspJ family protein, producing MLAVDVGRRLRRRSAGKCPGDKGMTLVELIVAMGILTVVLAIFMAGVVSMVKTTVRSETATTANDQMRNVFQRMDREIRYASDINRPGIVSGKQYVEYRYVDDQNEGVATCVQWRYDSSAGELQRREWTEGKTSTITSWITLVTKGRNNLSVADQLPFTFYRAGKDLTTGVTYTTQRLRVHLDAGLGSFGDGRGSQLDTVFIARNSTDQAQTNLDSDNDGVTDVPVCLGDDGVTRS
- a CDS encoding prepilin peptidase — translated: MSGTEVVVSALPAWFIPAAATVFGLVIGSFLNVVIWRVPRGESIVTPRSACPKCGHTLTWWEDVPLLSWVVLRGRCRECKQPISIRYPLVEAATGAIFGLAFWYFGFSFAAAAFAYLGAIGLALSLIDLDVHRLPDAIVLPGYAVLAALFVAQAVVGADGWWPLLRALIGGLALFMFYFLAAIIYPGGMGFGDVKLAGVLGFALGWLGWGQLLVGAFAAFLLGGLFSVALLMAGKAGRRSGIPFGPWMIVGAGVGVAAGNALWEAYLGTMM
- the pilM gene encoding type IV pilus assembly protein PilM — its product is MAKHHSIGLDIGTTAVRAAEIEFGPEGTNGQLKRFNEVALPPDAVRDGEVVDSKVVSAAIKTLFARGGFSGKEVILGVGNQRVAARSVNLPWAPISELKNTLAYQVQDLLPMPVDEALLDFYPIREVMDAGVRAYEGMLVAAAKDSVAANVNTVIEAGLAPVGVDLNAFALLRSMTRGSLGQGNVAMVDIGAKITTVAIAIHGRPVFVRALPVGGQNMTDALARAQGISQENAEQIKCQYGLGAAQVPELRDGAEAMTEIATKLVESIRGTFAYFNTASNGQHLEVVALTGGSAHLPGFGQYLASTSRLNVILGDPFDGTAIAKGAGDAEQLRSHASQMAIAIGLAYGIGVFA
- a CDS encoding PilN domain-containing protein, with amino-acid sequence MDLSFGKKKKKSGPDQPAAAGPEQQGAAFAPTGLPQVDLLPPEVRDGRRLGARRRILTYAVLGVLAAVVLAIGGTYVVKLTADNRLEDANNRSTQLAAEKKKYSEVVGVIKSIDSTKKVRDFSVVTEINWADYIDAIASQLPDGVTIDSFDIEEASPTDSAPDASDPTLATGLGTITFVATSPSLPDASDWADALNIVPGLQDATIIDSSLAESVSGSGSAKATYSVNVSVQVNAEALAHREFNDTEVSTDGSTSSDKDGDNK